GTAGGCAGCACTCTGACGCATGCAGTGGCAGAGCACGTGGGGTAGGGTTTCCTGGTTGTGCCCGCACGCTCTGCACCGCTGGTCGCTTGCACGTGCCCACGGCCTGGCCCCGTTGAGTGGCAGGAGGTTCAACCTTGCCCTGTGAAGGAAACGCCAGTCACAGAAACGGGTGAAAAGACCTGAACGCATGAAGTGAGAGCTGCTGGGATCGGCGGCGACGCACTCCATCACTTTCCCCTGGTTGGGTTTCTGTTGGAGAGAGTGATTTCGTGCGGCCGTGGCGATCGAGCGCAGCTTCTTCACGACCTTCGTTCGGTGCTTCGGCGCCAGAGTCACGTCGGCGCAGGTGATGTGGGGCCCATCTTCCCGCATTTCCCACGTGACCTCGAGACGCCGGGACGCCTTTCGCGCCTCCGTCCATACGGACTTGAGCTGCGAGGCCCGCGCCCTGAAGTCTCCCTCCGTCTCCCCGCTGAGGTAGGCTGCGACGTCCGCCTCGTTCACTTCTCGGCCCAGTCTCTTGGTGGTGATCTCGGTGACGGCTCGCTTCGCCAGGTCTCGAACCTCTGCGCCTGGAGAGGAAAGGAGTTTAAAAGCGCTGTCGATGCGGCAGATGTCGCTCAGCTCCGCTGCCAGGGGAATTCCCGCCGTGCCCGCTGCTGCGCTGCCGTAGATGTAGTCGTTGCTGGCGTTTGCTGGAAGGTAAAGAGTGCGTTTGATTAGCGGTCGCAGGGCTTCGTCGAGGCGCTCCCACTCTGCCTTCCCCAACAACCCGCACCGCATGGAGAAGTTGAGCGCTGGATATACGAATGTTTTGACAGCGTCCAACCTCTGGCACGGGGCGAGCATCGAGGTCAGCAGGCGGCGGCCTACGCCGATGGCGTCGTCGACGGTTGCGGTGTCCGGGAACACGCTGAATCTGACGGCGCGTCCTAGAAAAGATTGGGATTCAAAGTCGTTGATCGTCGGTATGGCCGTCCCGTTGATTTCGAAGACTGTCGGCCTGGTTCCGACGGGCGTCCGGCCGCTGAGGTGCAGGGTCTTGCATGTCCCGGGGTTGAGTTGAAGTCCCAACCTGGAAGAGAGGGCTGTTACTTTGTCGATCCGGGCTTGAAGTTCTTCCGGGCTGTTGGCCAGCGGGGTCAGGTCGTCGGCGTAGGCCAGGATGTTGTGTTGTCGCTCGTCTCCTTGAACTTCTCGTAGCACTGAATCGATGACCAGGTTGAAGAGTAGTCCGCTGAGTGGGCAGCCTTGGCGAATTCCGGCAGAGATGTCGATGGACTGCGTTGCTCCGTCCTTTGCCACGATGCGGGTGGTGTTGTTGCGGTACAGGTCGGCTACGATGGCGCAGAAGTCGTCTCCGGCGCCGGCTCCTCGCAGGGCGTCGACGATGGCGTTGTGGGCGACGGAGCCGAAGGCGTTGGCGAAGTCCAGGAACGCCACGCAGAACTCCCCACGGCCGGCCCGCGCTGCGTCAAGGCGCTCCTGCAGCACGAAGTTGTGCTCGAACACcccgtcgtgcggcaggaaccCCTTTTGGCAGCGCGAGAGGGTCTCGTGCTCTACGAACCAACGCTGCAGCCTGGACGCTAGGCAGCCGGCGTACAGCTTCGCGATCGTCGAGCCGAGGGCGATGGGGCGCCAGTTGCCGATGTCTTGCTCCTCTCCCTTCTTGTGGATCAGTATCGTCCGGGACTCCTTCCATTCTTGGGGCACTCTCTTAAACTTGATGCAGGTGTTGAATACGGCGGTCAAGAACTTGGCTTTCGGGTCGGTGGCTTTCCAGTGTTGGTAGGTGATGCGGTCGTTCCCGGGGGCGCTGTTCTCACACTTGCGGAGCTTCCTGAGGACTTCTTCTTCTGTGAATGCTTCGAGGGGGAATTCCGCCGGTTCGATGCAGCTGGTCTTGTCTCGCAGGATGGTCGTGTCTACTTCCTTGGGTCCCCACGTGGCCGTGAAATGGTCTTGGATGTCTTGCAGCGGGACCGGGCAGAGCGAAGATTCGCCTTCCACGATCAGGCGTACCGCTCGGTGGCGATTCCTGCGGTAGAGTCTCTGAATCTGTTGAGCGTTTTCGGGGTTGACCGGTTGGCGCGGCTTACCTCCGGCCGGAGCCGTCGGCAGCTTTACCTCCCTCGCAACCTCCGCGATGGCCTCCTGCAAAACGGAAAGGAAGTCATCCCAACCCTTATCAGAAACAGGCTCCCGCAGCGAATGCCGGAGGCGCCTGGCGTGCTCGGCGAGAACTCCGTTGTCCTCGGTCAGGTTTGCCAGGGGGTCGGTGGTTGCTTCGTCCCCGGTgccgtcgttgtcgtcgtcagtCCGTCTTGCCGCAGGGTCGGTGGCTTCCTCGTCTTCGTGGCCGCCGTCTTCCTCTTCTAGTTGCTGCGTCGGGCTCTCCTCTTCGTCTGCGGGAGTTGGGATCGGCGACTCTTCCCGGGCGAGTGCTTCGCTTTGCGTTGAGATGATGACGTCGGGCTCTATCGGTGACGGGGCGATGTCCGTTGCTGGTGCGGGGCTCGGTGGCTCGTCGGCTGCTTCGAAGATACCTAGAGAAAGAGAGTGCGTTAGTAACGGTGACGGTGTTCTTGGTGGAGGCGAGTCTGTGGGCTCCGTTTCCGGGAGGGAGTCTTCAGATGGCGTCGGCGAGCGGCGTGTCCTCGGGCGAGTTGCTGTTGACGGCCCGGGACGGGGCGGCAGAGCCTCGGAAGCCGCTTTCTTGCGGTGCCACATGTGGCGATTGTTCAATCCCTTTTTTGTGGTAAAAGACATTGCACACTCAGAGCACTTGTGGCGATGGTCCACAGGAGCGGTCTCCTCGAACCTCCCTCCAGCGAGGCATCCGTGCAGAGTCGGACGAAGGCCAATATCCTTCTCGCACAAGGTGCAGAAGTATATGACCCGGTCGACGCGCACGCCATGGTCGCTTTCCAGGTGTCGAAGGAGGGACTGCCGCCTGGACGTCCACGTGACCGGGGCATACGCGGTAGGGCATCCCTTCTCGGTGCATCGGAACGTGCGCGCTAGCGGAAAACACACCGTGAGCGTGCTTCCCTCGAGGCGCGGCTGCGATCCGGGTCGACTTGGGCTGGAGGTGGTGCTTGATGCTGGCGATGCCATCCTGTGGAAGCAAGAATGATAGAAGCCGTTCGGGCGTTTAGCTGCAAAGAGGGATGTCCCTCAGAGCGGCGACGCCGGTCCCGAACACGTGGCTTCCTTCCCCCCTAGTAGCAGGCAGTCCCCGGCGGCAGAGTAAGGAGGAGAGAAACAAGGGTGGTGGTTATAGATAGAAAGGGTTAGCAATCAAGCTGAGTGTTAGGCCAAGCTTGTCAGAACGTGCCTgcagcgagcgagagagaaagacggGCAAATGGCGACACAAATTTGCAGAAAAGTGAGAGCCCCGCAGGCGAGCAAGccacaagagagaaaaaaaaagtagcctgGGGGCACGCCACGAGAGGAAGAGAACAGAACTAGTGGGAGAGAGACTGCTAAATTACGTGCACACTTCTCGTCGCTACGacgagcaaaaagagaaaacctTAGAGGTAAAAAATAGAGAGATTTATCGTGCACACTTGCTCATGCAACAATTGGGCATGCAAGATGATCCGGCCAGACAGCAGGAACCGAGTCGCCAGGTGAGGGCCAAAGCTCGAAGAGAACCAACGTGCAGCGGGTCACCAGCAACCAAGTTAGGCCTAAGCCACCAGCAGCGTCTGAAAACAGAatcacaaaaaacacacaaaaacagtAAAACAGGTCGCAGCACGAAAGACGGAATCGCAAGATGCAGCAAGGCGTGCCCCCAGCactacactttgatcttagccaaaaggccgagaagcgatgaaggcgaaattccagaggcccgattactgtgcgatgtcagcacgttaaagaacccaaggtggtcgagatttccagAGCCTGTGCCTtaaccacggcgtccctcatatagaatgagtctctttgggacgtgaaaccacGATAAACTAAGCTAAATTAATCTTTTCGTATCTGACTCGAGATACGGAGACCCGGCAACTGTAAGTGGTAGTATCATGAGTTTGACCTCCACTGCTCGTTCGTAGTCTGTGCGCGCGTGCTCTTGCAGTTGCAGTTTACACCCAGCAGCTTTCGATTCGGTGCGGTTACCGATCACACAATTGCTTTTCTGACCCAGCGCAGAGCGATTGCTTCTATAGACACTCGACGTAGCTCGTCGCAATTCAGACCAACACAAAGCTTGCTGCTGCAATGCAGATGCAACGACGTCGCCTGTGACTCTTCCAGTAGCTGTCAACATGCTCGGAATAATCGTCCCATCCGTGTAAAAATTGGCCAAACCCCAACAGCTGCAGCGATTTGTGGCGAGTATGGCGTGCTTTGTGCATGGCCGTGCTCATGTTGCAGCAGAACTCAGAATTTTGTATGCACAATGCAGTCGCAGGCAGTACCATTCAGCATTACTGTTTTGATCACCATCACCTGCCCAACACCATCTACTGTGCCCAGCAGTCAGCAAGCCTCCCAACATCGAAGCCATTATCGCCGCTATGGGTTGCCCTATGCCCAGTACAGTTTGTTCAGTGCCCAACGTACCTCCCAACATTTTCTGCTCCCAGCATCAAATGCTGTCACGTGGACACCATCGTGTCCGacatccatggtaaaacagcgcggaaaaaacgcaaggacggaacaaacacgacgacacaagcgctgactttcaactggtgatttattacgcacgtgtgtacatatactattcccgccaaacactacaatgaacaaaaaatattcaagaaacactgcgtcatcactgaacacattaaatctaccttgctgcaaatgcatgctccaaacatgTGATTTcttggttagccaatgataatgagggcttgctaatgcatgctgcacctcccttgtcaatatgatatgcctctactagttcccttactatctgatctttatgtttgaagatgacggatgtctgatgaagcaatggggcgcacgtgtgcttaggttgcctgcagtgcagcgccaaattcgaactggctgccctgtccaaagaattgtaatgctccctcagccgttcgttaagacatcgcccagtctggccaacataccacccaccgcatgaaagagggatcttgtatactacaccttcgacgcactcatcCCTCCTCTCTgtgtgtgctgtggtacaaccaccaccaatcgtcctttctagtagggactctcgcttccgctgcacagctcggcaaatgttgcttaattttctgcgagacgaaaatacatcAACTAGAAATattcgccccactttcttcagacggtgtgataatgcatggacataagggatgacagcaatcttccggcgattcgtgacctcatcttcctgaggagcacgcttatgctccgatttgattttggccaacagcctttcgcataacctgccgatagttgcctcaggaaaaccagcgttcttaagcctagaaatctggccttgcacaccttcctcaatgatatggacacacgacttgttgagggcggcgcgaacacaagacagggcgatgccatcctttaccagcttagaGTGCCCAGACTGGAAGCTGAGTAGGGGCTTGACGGAACGAGGCGAATACAGCCAGCAAATATGTCCGGGCTCAAgtctcagctccacatccaagaatTGTATCCTACGTTGGTTAACGGTCTCCGTGGTGAAAGCAAGCCCTTGACCATTTCTGACAAATGTGTTCACGACATCTTGCGTGCATCCTTCGTTTTCAACAaaaagcacacgtgcgccccattgcttcatcagacatccgtcatcttcaaacatagagatcagatagtaagggaactagtagaggcatatcgtattgacaaggggggtgcagcatgcattagcaagccctcattatcattggctaaccaagAAATCacgtttggagcatgcatttgcagcaaggtagatttaatgtgttcagtgatgacgcagtgtttcttgaatattttttgttctttctagtgtttggcgggaatagtatatgtacacacgtgcgtgataaatcaccagttgaaagtcagcgcttgtgtcgtcgtgtttgttccgtccttgtgttttttccgcgctgttttaccatgaataacagtaaccaacttgtcagctttccgtacttctaaatgTCCGACATGCCCGGTAAGCCTCCCAACAGATGTCCGGTATTGCCAGCACGTTCCAGTATGATATTCTTTCTTCCCGCATGCCCGGTACTATCGCCATTTTCATTATGAATGCCAGCATAAATCATCCGGGTTTTTCCAGTAGG
The Amblyomma americanum isolate KBUSLIRL-KWMA chromosome 3, ASM5285725v1, whole genome shotgun sequence genome window above contains:
- the LOC144123104 gene encoding uncharacterized protein LOC144123104; translated protein: MLAPCQRLDAVKTFVYPALNFSMRCGLLGKAEWERLDEALRPLIKRTLYLPANASNDYIYGSAAAGTAGIPLAAELSDICRIDSAFKLLSSPGAEVRDLAKRAVTEITTKRLGREVNEADVAAYLSGETEGDFRARASQLKSVWTEARKASRRLEVTWEMREDGPHITCADVTLAPKHRTKVVKKLRSIATAARNHSLQQKPNQGKVMECVAADPSSSHFMRSGLFTRFCDWRFLHRARLNLLPLNGARPWARASDQRCRACGHNQETLPHVLCHCMRQSAAYTDRHNKIVNRLKAAAGKRFTVTHENRPVGTTNLRPDLVLARGESAIVIDVTCPFDNRRTAFDAARESKVAKYEPVRQYLLRKFQRVSVEAIVVGALGSWDPNNDKVMKRLCSRRYLRLFKKLAVSDTIAASREVYSRHVAAK